TTTGTTTGACTGAGAAGGTCATTGGATTCTGTGTAGTTTTGTTGTAGCTTaagaatgatgatgttgaaatagcAGATGTGAATTTTGTTTGCTGATTGGGGCCGTGCAACTTTCACTCGTGGCAATGTGGACTTGTGCTTGAGAAGGTGCTGGATGGCTAATGGTGCTTGCTGGCTTGCCCTAAGATGACAGAGATGGTTAGCATAGAGAGACAAAGTTTGCTTGTTACCTGTGACAGCTTTGGTGTTGTTGGATTGTAATGTGGCATTCTTTTGACTAGAAGTATAACAACGACCTAGGGAATATTGGTCTCCTTTTAGAATATGTTGTTTGTACTTCTGAATACTGGGGTCCCACATAAATTTATCATTCGAATATGGATCAGGTATACCTCTCTAGGAGAGTAGTTTGAGACCGGACCCGTACCCGATAGAGATAAAGTTTTGCATATTCCAAGTGGCTGACACCGTTCCGCATGAGCCAATAGAGATATTGCATAGGTAAAATTTCATTCCCTAGAGCCAATAGACTTGACAGAACACGGTTGCGTCTGATCAAACTGTCTAGTGCAGTGGTTCGTAATAAAAATGTATTGGGGATGTTCAATCAACGGCTGCGATGAAGAGACAGCTACTCTTCCATAACATAAAATATGCGGAAAAGAGATAAACCTTTTCATTTTCTCATTCAGTTTCTTCAGATCAGAAACACATAGGAGAACAGTTTCCAGAGTCAGATGAAGGAAAGAACCATGCCTCTTGTGTTGTATTATGAAGATAGTATCGTAGAGGAAACACCAGATATTCTGATGGAGCATACTCTGGACTGGTACAATCCTAATATCCTATCTCCAGTTTTCCATATGGAATTGCCTTCCCAAATGGCAGAGAAGCAGTTAACTATACCCGTAACTTCAATTGGCATTGGGCGAACTTGCGTCATAATCGTAGAGTGAAGTTGGAGCAATTTTATGAGCAAATCCCTCCAGGACATGGATATGTTGTGAAGAGGCCAAGATTTAATCTTCCTTATTCCAGTCAGGCAATCGGCTTTAACTTGCATAATTTTGATAATCCTTAAGTTGTTTTGATTGTAATTATTGAAATGAAAGATGGGTTCAATCTTGATTAGGTAATTTTTGATGATTCCACCATTCCACCAAATGGCCAAGATTCTGCTGGTGGTGAAGATAGGGTTTCTCCTGAGCAAAGTGGAGGAATGCATGTGTTCCAAAATAGTGTTAATGAGGTTGGGAGTGGAAGTGGAGGTGGGGGTAGTTCTAATGCCAGGGATGAGACAGTTCCTACTGGTGTATGCCAAAGAGAACAAGAACCTGCTATATTTCCAAATGGTGATAGAGTATGGGGCGTGGATGATGGTTGGGTTGTGTTTGCTACTCATCCCAGACGTGGTCGATTTGTGGTTAATAAAGGTGTTGTGCTGGTGGGAGATCGATATGTGGTGTGTGGTGGGGTGCGACAGGGATTCTATGCAATTACAATGCCTGCACCTGTCAGAGCAGCAATTCGAGAGAATGCAAATATTCCCATTCCTCCTCATACTGTGATATTCCCTCAGCTGGATATGCTTAGCCCTGTAATTGGTCGAATTGCTACTGAAGTGGCCGCCATCGCAAATGCAGGGTATGGAGAAGTTAATCATTCTCATGATGAGCCAGAGCCAGCACCAGAACCAGCACCAGAGCCAGTGCCTACTCATCCTAATCCAACTGAAGGTAGCACATGAAGTCCATCTGCATCTGTCCCTGCAAATGATTCTACAGAAGCGCCTGGACAGACTAGCTTTGTCTAAGATGGTAAGTATTGCAACAAATTACAGAGAGGAGTGAGGCTTTTCCATTTTGCACATTAAATTACCGCCTCTTTAAAAGTTTCTTGAAAGACAGTTTATGCAATTTATTTTAGTAGTTGTAGATTCATGCTTATGTTGATGTATGAAAGTTAAGGACAAGTAAACCATTTCAAGTTTAATAGGTATGGTTGTGAATGTTATTTTGAACATGGCCTTGCATTTTATCCTTAAATTGAAATTAAGCTTGTTAGAAAGACTAATATTTCCTTGATTGCACAACTAGTAGCTTAAGATAATATCTATTGAATCATGTTTCatggaaatagaaataaaatgCACATTGTTAGTCTTTAATCTATTGATGGATGAGCAAAAGTGGTGCGTGAGAGATTGAGTAATATATAAATTAGTCTGCAATAATTCCTCAGGATAGTAACAGATAGCAGAATAGAGAGACTTTTGAGAAGGACATACCATATCAAACATGTTTAGGAGCTTCTAGTGATACTGCAGGAGGAATGGGAGATTGTGTAGTTTCCAGATCCGATTGATATGATAAAGGGTAGAGAGAATTTCCAAAGATACTAGCCAGAGCTGCTTATGTTGTTTGAGATTTCTGCTTAAGAACTGCTGCGGGGTAGTGAGGTGATGGAGTTTGTGTTCTTCCAATTGAAATGTACCAGATAAATCAGATAAagtagcatcattgttgttgagaGAAGAACATAGACATATCTGTGTGTAACATGAGTCCAATCTCATATAAATTAGGTGGTGTTTGATATTCATGGAAGGGGGGTTCCAGCTTCCAGACTTGTATCTTCTGTGATTTGAACTAGGATTGAGACATTAGTGATTTCAGTGTTGATTGTAACTTTCGGATTGCAGGTCAGTCGAGCAGTGTTAACAAATTTAGGTGTTGCCGGAATATCAGTGAAAACATGTGATTCAGACATAGGGTATAAGAATTTAAACGTGACTGATAGGATATCTGTTAGGAAACATTCATTTGGTAGAGGAGAAGCACCCAGAGAAAGAACAGAGAGGAACTTAGAACTTAGACATGAATTCCAGTAGAAAATTCCGACCGAAACTAGCCGTTATGCACCACTCGACAAGCCAACGACTAGTAGAAAGGCGCCGCCAGGAAGAAATTTAGGAAGATGGAGAGGAGGAGTCGTACGCAGAGAATGCTATAGGCGCCGCTGGGAAGTTTTTACGTACCACCCAAACGAGGGGAAAAAACAGTTCACATTGCCAACCGCGTTCCAAAATAGTAAGAGAATTAAACCTAGAGTTTCAATGTATCACGTGGCTGATAAGAAAACCGTTAGATTAACAACAAGTATAGGTGCTGGTAAAGTCACACACTCGTATAGAATCATGAGCAGTATGATGATGCTGATTAAATTAAGATAAAATATGAATGTTTTATTAGGGTCGTATTCGTGTACTAGAATTTAGttaaataaaattattaaggtagtACGGATAGATTAgatttaggatttagattagatAGGTtaaggagaagaaaacaaagcGGATTATGTTTCAAGTAGTATTAATCATCACAATCAatgtgaaaaaaagaagaaacagaGGAAAGAGAAAGTTAAGAGGGAGTGAGAGTGAATAAGGTGGGGTTTTGTTTTCCTTCATTTTGCTactatttctctttctctctctttgcATCTCTGTATTCTCTGCTTCTTTTTGTTGTCTTAACTTAATTTCGaggtttgctgctgctgctgtcaatGGCGGCTGTTGCAGAGAGATTAAGAGAGTAGGGCACGACTTGTAGGGCTGTAAATTCCGTGTCTTCAATGTCGCCTCTATGTTTATAGCTCTGCCtacagaaagaaaaagagaattgAATTTAATGGAATTTTCAAGAAAAGAGACTCATTTCTAAATCAAACCCATCcacacaagttaaaaaaaaaaaaagtagaagaagagaagaaaatcatATATCGTCACAAGAGAAGAGACGTGTGTTTGttcccctctctctctctctctaaaaaaagctgctgctgctgctgtaaaaacaaaaaccaattccCATCTCTCTCTCCCTGCACTCACTCACAatcacaaaaaaacaaacaaaacaaaacaaacccaCCACCTCTCTATGAACATCTACGACCAGTAGAGTAGACTGCacagcaagaaaaaaaaaacaaaacctaaattcACTAAATCTATCAAACACCCCAAATCTATCCATTTCCttgttattcttcttctttcttccataaCCAAGTAACAGCTATCATTTCTTGATAAACTGAGAGAAAAGAGAGAGGGTATAGTTCTGATATGGATTTGATTGTCTTAAAATTGAGGTTTTGCTCAGCTAATTGTTCTAAACAATGGCTGGGTTCTCACTAGGAAGATCATCAGCAAGAAACCAATCTCAAGAAATCCCACCAGAAACATTATTTCTTTACAGAAGTGGAGAAATTCCTTCATCAAcatacaacaacagcagcaaggGTTTTGAGTTATGGCAAGAACACAACCAGCATCAAAATATATACGCATCCTCCTCCGTAGCTTTAGAAGTGGGACTAGCTAGTGGTAATAGAAGATCCAACGTCTCAGATGAGTTGTCGAATAGAGCGGgaacaactatgatgatgagaCAAGGAGGAGAAGGAAGTGGAGACCGAGGAGGAACAACTAGTTGTCAGGATTGTGGAAATCAAGCTAAGAAAGATTGTACACATATGAGATGTAGAACTTGTTGTAAAAGTAGAGGGTTTCATTGCCCTACTCATGTTAAAAGCACTTGGGTTCCTGCTTCTAGAAGAAGAGAAAGACAGCAGCAACTTTCTTCCATTCATCAAGGAGGAAGAAGTGATAGAGATGATGAAAGAGTTGTTGTAGTTTTAGACAGAGATCATATTTCTACTACTAATACTTCGAAAAGACCAAGAGAATCTCATCGCTTACCTGCTACTAACACGACTGGTACTACTACTTACACATACATACACTTATAACTTTGATGATGATCTTTGATTGCTTACAGTCTGTAGAATCTAGAGAtaaatagatagatagatagatagttaGATAGATAGTGAGAGAGAGTGTGTCTGTGTGAGAGTAAGAGAATGACATTAGCTAGAGAATAGAAAGGGAATGATGAATGACAACACACAAACTGCACCATTTTACACTGCTGTAGTACAACAACAAATCAAGCACATATCGTTTGCGTGTAATGTTGAAACGAATTTCCGACATTACAATTGTCACCCGAAAAcagctttttctttttcttttcagttcTTTTCACAATCAGGGTAAGGTTCACAGATACACTACTACTCCACATACAATAGTGTGTTTTAGTGTTTTAGAGAAAGAAACAAATCATGTGTGCCCTTTCTTTGTCCTTAAATTCTCTTTTGTTtaatcattcttcttctttattatcaTGAAATTATTTTAGTGATGATGATGAATGGATTTATGATCATCTATTTTAGGGTTAGAAGTGGGGAACGTATTTCCAGCAGAAGTGAATTCAGCAGCAACATTTAGATGTGTAAGAGTGAGTGCAAtggacgaagctgaagaacaatatGCATATCAAACAGCTGTTAATATTGGTGGTCATGTTTTTAAGGGCATTCTGTATGATCAAGGTCCTGAATCTCATCACGCACATCATCATGGCGGCCAAACATCAACTTCGGGTGCTGGTGGTAGCGAAAGTGGGGGTGCTGGTACAGGTGGTGGTGCAATCACTTCATCAGGCCGTAATTTTATTACGGCACCACATAACCATCCTCAtatgcagcagcaacaacaaccgaGTAGCAGTAGTGCTACTACTTCCGGTGCAGCCGCATTACTTGTTGATCCTTCTTCAATGTACCCTGGGACTCCGTTCAACACATTCGTGGCCGGTACGCAATTCTTTCCCCACCCAAGATCGTAATACTACACAACCAAAAGAGAAATCCCAATTTTTATCAGTCAATCTAGAATTCCTTGCATTCTCTCTTTCTCTAACAAAATCTTTGATCATCACGTTTCTCTGCCTAAATTTactattattgttgttgtttgttaGTTAGTTAGTAGAACTAGTAATCCTCCTCCTGATTAACTACATCAGTGAGTTGTGTGTGTTAATTGTGAACTATTTATGAAATTATTCATCCTTGAATTAGtactacatttttttttttgaaatattagtACTACATTTCATCATTAGTTTTGAGGGGACTTATTAGTATATAGTTTTCTCTGATTTTATGGGGTTTGGTTGCATGTTTTTGGTGCGTGGTTGGCTCTAAACTTATCTAAAGtgacgttttttttttcttttgaggcgattttttttttttaattctcccCCGATTCTGCGTTTGTTGCCTCATTGAAAATTGGGGTCGACAAGCTGCCGAACTTTTGTACGTGCTTTGTTGGGCCATTAGATCAGTTTCTAAAAATCATTtggttttttatatttttttgtgttcatatatgtgtatcATCATCAATCATCATCACTTTGTGTAATATAATATACATGAATAAACTGATGATGATGGGATTTAAGAGAGCTTGCCCCCATTTCTGCCAAGTCTTTCCATGCATTGGCTTTCAACTTCAAAAGAGTTTCAACAATGTTGAAAAATATGGCTTGTTATCTTATTCTACAATCACATATTCAACAATCATCTGCATTCATATGTATACACACGTATGGAACAGCatttgatgattataatgatgctgaagataagtttttctttttcttgcctTAAAAGGACATTCATAGATGGGACTTCCTTTTACTGTTTATAAGCAATTGTCATATTATCTTGACAACATGGGGGAGTGCAGATTGATTAGATAGCTTtttgttttattaattaattgctAACAGTTATTCGTAATTTTGAAGCGGTCTTTTGATTGCACCTCATTTCCGGTTAAAAGCCTCTATGATATGAACTTTACGATGCGACAGgtcaagattataaaaaaaatGACACTTAAAAATGTAAGATTTTTTGTCCCAAAAATTCATCTCCGTGCCGGTGTCCTATTTTCACAAAAAACAGGCAACATAGTCCTTGGGTAGAACTGTAGAAGGCTAAAGAAAaaaagtcttatttagactttCTTAATGGCTCCGGAGTTATGTATCGCCCTGTCAAACCTTTAAGTGTTTTAACTAGCCGGAAAACAAAAATTATTCATTAGAACAACCGCTATGTTGTTGAGTATTTAAATAACTTGTGATATACATAAGACGataccttcaaaaaaaaagattAGAAGATTTTAATTCTTGATCGGATGTTAGTGTAGTGTAGTATTAAAGTTACTGGGTGATGATATCATTCAAGTTAAACTATGTAAAACAACTTTGGTTGACACTTTAAAGAATACTAATTGCATCCAAAGTCACTATGTAATCAGGCTATCGGATTTTACCTCTTAACTAATTACGGTAAAATTCACCAGGTAATCAGGATCGGATTTTACCTCTTAAATGGAATTGGCTTTGAAAATGGAGTATGGACAAATAAGCCAATAGCTCACCTTCTGGGTGATATACGTACATTTTATGTGCACAAAGAGTAGTGTTAATAGTTAGATAGGCATATTTTTCTTTCATTCAATTTGCAGAGAGGGAAAATAGCAATGCCGGTGAGATAAAGGTTGATTCTTAGATTTATGCATATACTTTTATGACATGTGTCATTCTCATCCCATAAATGGAGGTATGTTAACCTAATCAGTACATGTCACTGTTTTGTTACTATTTTTAAACACTGTGGGCTCATACGGTATTAAGTGCGCAAGAGAACTGCAGTAGGTTGTTCATCTGAAAAGTGAAAACATTACCTAAAGGATTCTTAACTATGCAGGATAATCTTGATATTTGGAATTTTCATGCATGTTGCCTATCAATATTGTTGTGATGTTCCTCAAGTCCTAGGGGAAGTTACAAAAGAAAAAGCAGCTTCGTTTTACTTGAAAAAGAAAATAGGAATGTTAACTTCACTCTGCTAAATTGGGTGCATTATAAGCTCCATATCGTAACAAGTTTTAGCATCTCTCACCAGTTAAGGAAAGCGGAGTATTCCGAAGAGAATTTTGAAGAGAGGAAATTATAGTTTGCGGTTTGAtgtatgttgagattattagtcccacattgttgggcaatctaagatcctgcgatttataatctcGTCGGGCCTctccacttattgccaattggttttgagttggatgcccgtattctaacatggtatcagagcaggctatttgcgacgagtctttgaccgcgcctttactccgcgtcacccgatttaattgtccacgtgttagacccaacgaggctacacgtgagggggcgtgttgagattattagtcccacattgttaggcaatctaagatcctgcgatttataatctcgtagggcctctccacttattgccaattggttttgagttggatgcccgtattctaacaatgTACCTTATACTTGAAGTTCAAGCGTGCATCCATGCACACACCATCTTAATTTAGTTTTTCGAATATTAGGTTAATTAGTATTATTGTATTAATCATATATTCGAAATTTTTGACTGcgaaaaacaaaatatattaaaaaaaaaggtcATTCAAGGTGACAAAAGTACAACAGCTCAATTAAAGTTGAACGAGGGAAATTATCAAAAGTCCAAGTATGAATCAACCAATTGAACATAGTGCACTTAACTGCAATGATAGATTACTTGCTGCTCCTATATTTATTCTTGAAGCCCCCCTGTTATTTCGTTCTTGTCAAATAATCTACCAAACTGCAAAAGATAAGAGAATCcaaatcttcttttttcttgacTTAAGTTTCTCAACTCTCCAGTTCCAGATTGTTTCCTGATAGAGATAATCTCTTGTTGACGTACCTTTATACACAATGTCCAAACTAAGAAAGACACATTCGAGGAGATACGAGCATTCCACACTTGTTTATAGGAAAACACAATCAGTTCATTATTAACATAAGTATCATAAGCTGCAGCTACCACAGTAAAACTCTTACCAT
This DNA window, taken from Papaver somniferum cultivar HN1 chromosome 3, ASM357369v1, whole genome shotgun sequence, encodes the following:
- the LOC113357713 gene encoding protein SHI RELATED SEQUENCE 1-like — encoded protein: MAGFSLGRSSARNQSQEIPPETLFLYRSGEIPSSTYNNSSKGFELWQEHNQHQNIYASSSVALEVGLASGNRRSNVSDELSNRAGTTMMMRQGGEGSGDRGGTTSCQDCGNQAKKDCTHMRCRTCCKSRGFHCPTHVKSTWVPASRRRERQQQLSSIHQGGRSDRDDERVVVVLDRDHISTTNTSKRPRESHRLPATNTTGLEVGNVFPAEVNSAATFRCVRVSAMDEAEEQYAYQTAVNIGGHVFKGILYDQGPESHHAHHHGGQTSTSGAGGSESGGAGTGGGAITSSGRNFITAPHNHPHMQQQQQPSSSSATTSGAAALLVDPSSMYPGTPFNTFVAGTQFFPHPRS